A genome region from Anastrepha ludens isolate Willacy chromosome 3, idAnaLude1.1, whole genome shotgun sequence includes the following:
- the LOC128858474 gene encoding uncharacterized transmembrane protein DDB_G0289901-like produces MPTTRQFTLGCGLVVLLFTICQPKVVDAQFFRLFNQQQRHSANEGSVSRADSNAFEREIDYGPIGISKGVSNSRAVTQQNGGQFNGGTTSVAKSNAITRELNLGPLDVGSTLTRTKTRSNGAVSRGVAEEFNVGNLEFGASLGRDNLRKGFGLARDPNGGTDLNLGLLSLNLDPNARRQNNGGASTKAQVNAQGQDALTRANSNSNTQSRNFGGLQISDTRSRSDAFGRVRNGQTSANTVGFAGDASTNGNSFGRPFFRRRRGTYGRVLAVVKQRSARPKRRAQFTPFEYPNYGFQGAQRGPQRRQSGGFFFPGDINSQSQGTAENKGSLFDQQAGSNAHSNRHATRDGVSQDNGGSSIASNVAKDGSSGQVSSANVNNQNKQTKDGSSSSNEGQSQSLNFNKNGQQASSANAGTMHTRTKDGEDISSHGNSQSTNNNKYGSSSNTANTKTDVMRNGNSESVTADSNSQSIFQGANGQNAGASTNANVNSQRGADGSVTNSASSSATANSKGGGNANASASASSSAGSNGNNANTNANANAGGFNNFGGFGGFDRNGGRGGGFGGFGGFGGAQANSGAQGGWFR; encoded by the exons ATGCCTACTACACGGCAATTCACTTTGGGCTGCGGATTAGTTGTGCTGCTGTTCACAATTTGCCAACCGAagg TAGTGGATGCGCAATTCTTCCGTTTATTCAATCAGCAACAGCGTCACTCCGCCAACGAAGGCTCCGTTTCGCGTGCCGACAGCAATGCCTTTGAAAGAGAAATCGACTATGGGCCAATCGGTATCTCCAAAGGTGTTTCCAATTCACGCGCTGTAACCCAACAAAATGGCGGTCAATTTAACGGTGGAACCACAAGTGTGGCTAAAAGTAATGCCATTACACGTGAATTAAACCTGGGACCATTAGATGTGGGCAGTACACTTACACGCACGAAGACACGCTCAAATGGCGCCGTGTCTCGCGGTGTAGCTGAAGAGTTCAATGTGGGTAATCTCGAATTTGGCGCTTCTTTGGGGCGCGACAACCTACGTAAAGGATTTGGATTGGCACGTGATCCCAACGGTGGCACCGATTTAAATTTGGGTTTACTCAGCCTTAATTTAGATCCCAATGCTCGGCGGCAAAATAATGGGGGTGCTTCGACCAAGGCGCAAGTAAATGCGCAGGGACAGGATGCGCTTACACGTGCCAATAGCAACTCGAATACGCAATCCCGTAATTTTGGCGGTTTGCAAATTTCCGACACACGTTCTCGTTCTGATGCTTTTGGACGAGTCAGAAATGGTCAGACTTCAGCTAATACTGTCGGTTTCGCTGGTGATGCTTCCACGAATGGTAACTCATTCGGCAGGCCTTTCTTCCGTAGGCGCCGTGGAACTTATGGCAGAGTACTTGCAGTTGTGAAACAACGATCTGCTCGTCCCAAACGCCGCGCACAATTCACTCCATTTGAATATCCAAACTACGGTTTCCAAGGCGCACAACGAGGCCCACAACGTCGTCAATCAGGGGGTTTCTTTTTCCCCGGCGACATTAATTCGCAGTCACAGGGCACAGCTGAAAATAAAGGCAGTCTCTTTGACCAGCAAGCTGGCTCTAATGCACACTCAAACCGTCACGCAACCAGAGACGGTGTCTCTCAAGATAATGGTGGATCCAGTATTGCCTCGAATGTGGCCAAAGATGGTTCGAGTGGTCAAGTGAGCTCTGCTAATGTAAATAACCAGAATAAACAAACTAAGGACGGCAGCTCCAGCTCCAATGAGGGACAGAGTCAGTCACTCAACTTCAACAAAAATGGGCAGCAGGCATCCTCGGCTAATGCCGGTACAATGCACACCCGTACGAAAGATGGCGAAGACATAAGTTCACATGGTAATTCACAGTCGACGAACAATAATAAATACGGTTCATCTAGTAACACTGCCAATACCAAAACGGATGTCATGCGCAATGGCAACTCAGAAAGTGTGACAGCCGATTCGAACAGTCAGTCGATCTTTCAGGGTGCTAACGGCCAAAATGCTGGTGCTTCTACAAACGCGAATGTAAACTCACAACGAGGAGCCGACGGTTCTGTAACCAACTCCGCATCCAGCAGTGCGACGGCTAATAGTAAAGGTGGTGGTAATGCCAATGCATCAGCATCTGCCTCATCATCTGCTGGAAGTAATGGTAACAATGCCAACACGAATGCAAATGCTAATGCCGGTGGCTTCAATAACTTTGGTGGATTTGGCGGATTTGATAGAAATGGCGGCCGTGGTGGTGGTTTTGGCGGTTTTGGCGGCTTTGGTGGGGCACAAGCTAATAGTGGTGCTCAGGGCGGTTGGTTCCGTTGA